The genomic interval GGCGCGCGGTACTGGAAGGTGAAGGGCACCGCGTCCATCCCCTCGTCTTGCACCGTGCCGGCGATGTGATAGCCGCCCAGCTTCGTGTCTCGCTCGGCCAGCCGCTGCTTCACCTTCGCGGACAGCTCCGCGGTGTCATCCGGCTTGCGGGTGCAGCCAGCCAGGGTGAGCAGGACACAGGGCACGAGGAGGCGGAGGGACATGGGGGCGGGAGTGGGGCAGGAGGAGGGTTGAAAAGCAAGGAGGCCCGCCTGTCGCCAGGGGGCCTCCCAAAAGTTGCCGCCGTGTGGGCCGGCAGCTCGACTACTTCACCGCCACGCCGGTGGCCGTGGAGGAGGTGATGCCGATGATGGTGCCGAACAGGGCGTAGATGCCGTGACGGGGCGTGGTGCTCGCGCCCTTCAGGTCCACCTTGGACGCGCCCATGGCCTTGGCCTCGGCGATGAGAAGCTTGTTGACGACGGTGTCCAGGTCGCTCTGGACGATGTCGATGATGTGGAAGATGGCGGTCAGGCCCAGCGCGTTGGTCTGGATGACGGCCACGGCCTCACCGTTGGCGGCAATTTCGTTGCCGGAGACAACGGCGCTCTCGACGCTGGTGCAGCCGATGAGGCTGGACGCGGCAACGGCCGACAGGATGAGCTTCTTCATGGTTTTCCCCTCTGGATGTTGCTTGTACGGTGGTCAAGCTCCCTGAAGGGCTCTTGACCGTTCGATTGAGACCTCAAGCGGCGGCGTTCGTAGCAGATGTCGACTCCATGTCAAGGTCCGTCCGGACACACTGTGTGTCAGGCGGGACTGCGCGCCCGCGTTGCAATGCCCATCTCGCCTTGCTAGCCCCAGCTCGAGGCTTCTGAATGGACATGGTTCCCGCCGCGCGTCCCGCTCCCCGGTACTGGCTCCATCTGTTGTTGTTGCTGCTGACGGTGGTGACGACGTTCACGTCGTACTTGCTCTACTTCCACTTCCAGCGGCCCTACTCCCCGGGGGAGATTTCATCTGAGGCGGCCACGCGGGCGCTCTCGTTCAGCCTGTCGCTTTTGGCCATCCTGGGCTCCCACGAGATGGGCCACTACCTGCTGGCGCGCATCCACCGGGTGGACACGTCCTTGCCTTATTTCATCCCCTTGCCGGTGTTGGGCGTGGGCACGCTGGGCGCGGTCATCCGCATCCGCGACCGCATCCCGCATCGCAACGCGTTGGTGGACATTGGCGCGGCGGGGCCGTTGGCGGGGCTGGTGGTGGCGCTGCCCATCCTCTTCTGGGGCCTGTCTCATTCCACGGTGGTGGATGCGCCGCGAGTGCCCATGCAGTTTCCGGGCGAGTCATCGCTGTGGGTCTACGGCCGCGAGCTCTTCACGTGGGTGATGGCGAAGGTGACACATGCTCCTCCCGCGCCGGAGGAGACCTTCCATGGCGTCCAGACGGTGTTTGGTGACAGCCTGTTGATGCAGGGGTTGACGTGGTTGGCGCTGGGGCCCTTGCCGGAGGGGAAGGACGTGCTGGTTCATCCCGTGGTCATCGCGGGTTGGTTCGGGTTGCTCGTCACGTTGCTCAACCTGATGCCCATGGGGCAACTGGATGGGGGCCACCTGGCCTTCGCGCTCATGGGGCGTCACGCGCACTGGGTGGGCCGGGCGATGGCCGCGCTGCTGTTGTTCCTCACGCTGTTCGTCACCGCGTCCTGGGGGCTGTGGCTCCTGGTGACGAGCAAGGTGGTGGGCTTCGGGCATCCAGAGGTCGTGGAGCCGGGACTCCCCCTGAGTCCTTCACGCAAGCTCATCTGTGCGCTGTGCCTCTTGGCCCTCATCGGCTGCGCGATGCCCGTGCCGCTGCGTCAGGTGGTGTCATGAAGTTTCAGTGCGAGGCGTGTGAGCGGCTCGTCCCCCTGGAGTCCTTCAGGGTGGAGGCGGCGGTCTTGGTGGTGATGTGTCAGCGGTGCGGGGCGGAGAGCCGGGCGCATGCGGCGTCGCGGGCGTCTGGTGAGGCCGCCCATGCGAGCCTCGCGGCCTCGAGCGAAGGCGTGAGCTCCGCGCAGGTCTCGAGGTCGGGGGCCGCGGGCCCCGCGCATGTGACGGTGGACGCCGCGGTGGTGGCGCCGCCGGAGCGAGCCAGTGTCGCGCCCTTGAGGATGGTGCGGGGCACCGCGCCGCACGCCGCGCCGTCGGATGATGAAGCCCTCTTCACCCCGCCCGAGGGCCATTGCCCCAAGTGTGTCTCCGTGCGGCGGCCCACGGCGGTGTCGTGTTCGCAGTGTGGCCTGGTCTACGCGAACTTCGTGGCGGAGGAGCACACGCCTTCGGTGGAGTTGATGGCCGCCTGGCGGGAGTTGGTGGCGCGGTGGGAGGAGTGGGCCGAGCATGAGCGCTTCCTGTCGCTGTCCATGGGGCGCGGGGAGCTGGCCTCGGCGGGCCGCCTGTATCGCGTGAGGTTGGCGCGGGTGCCGGATGACGGGATGGCCCAGCGGGCGCGGGAGGAAGTGGTGCGCCGGGCCACCCTGGTGGTGACGACGGAGACGGAGCCGCAGGGGCCCTCCTTGCTGAAGCGGCGGCTGCGAGGTGGAGCCATCGCCGTGCTCTCCCTGGTCGTGCTGGTGCTGCTGACGTTCGTCCTTCAGCGCATGCGGATGTTGTTCTCCGGCAACATGCCCTGACCGGGTGGCGGGAGCCTCCCCGTGGGGCGGCCTGCCATGCGCATGGGCTGAGCGGCTGTTGGCCGGAAACGGGCTCCCAGCGCGACGGGCTGCTATCGTGTCGGGCCGCTCCCGCGAGACCCACCACTCCCGATGCCGCTTCCCGTCTCTTCCACACTCTCCGTCGACAGCCTGTTGGGCCCCGGGGGCGCGCTCCAGGTGGCCCTGCCCGCGTACGAGCACCGCCCGGAGCAACTGCAGATGGCGCGCGCCGTGGAGCGCGCCTTCGCCGAGCGCAGCTACCTGTTGGCCGAGGCGGGCACGGGGACGGGCAAGACGCTCGCCTATCTGGTCCCCGCGCTGTTGTCCGGGCGCCGCGTGGTGGTGTCCACGGCGACGAAGACCCTGCAGGACCAGATCTTCTTCAAGGACCTGCCGCTGCTGCGCGAGAAGATGGGGCTCACCTTCGAGGCCGCGTACCTCAAGGGTCGCAACAACTACCTCTGCCTGCACCGCTATGACGCCTTCTCCAAGGAGCCGCAGTTCGGCTCGCGGGACGAGTCGCGCTACTGGCCCAAGTTGAAGGCCTGGGCCGAGGACACGCAGACCGGCGACCGGAGTGAGCTGGACCTGCCGGAGTCCTTCAGCGCGTGGCCCCGTTTGTCCACCACGTCCGAGACGTGCATGGGCACGCGTTGCCCGCTGTATGAGACGTGTTTCGTCACGCGCATGCGCAAGCGCGCGGAGAGCGCGGACCTCCTGGTGGTCAACCACCACCTCTTCTTCGCGGACCTGTCGCTGAGGAGCTCCGGCAAGCGCACCGAGGGCGTGCTGCCCTGGTACGACGCCGTCATCTTCGACGAGGCACACGCGTTGGAGGACGCGGCCAGCGGCCACTTCGGCGTGGGCGTGTCCAACTACCGTCTGGAGGAGCTGGCGCGCGACGCGGTGGCGTCGGTGAAGGAAGAGGACGCGCGGCACGCGATGCTGCGGGCGTTGTCGGCGCGGCTGCGCACGGGCGCGGATGCCTTCTTCGCGCAGGCGCCTCGGGCGTTGGGCCTGTCCGGACACGAGTCCTCCGTGGCGCTCCATGCGGAGGCGATGGGCAAGCTGACCAGCGCGCTGGGCGGTGTGCGCGAGGGGCTGGCCGCGCTGTCCGCTTTCACCGCGGGAGAGCGCGAGCCGGAGCTGGCCGCGATCACGCGCCGCGCGGACGAGTTGGAGGAGCAGCTCTCCTTCCTGGAGAAGGTGGAGTCCGCGGACCACGTGTACTGGGCGGAGCAGCGGGGCAAGGGGTTGTTCCTGCGCGCCAGTCCCATCGACGTGGCGAAGGAGCTGCGCGAGCGGATGTATGGCGCGCTCGACACGGTGGTGTACACGTCCGCGACGTTGGCGGCGGAAAGCCGCTTCGACTTCTTCGCGCGGCGCATGGGTTTGTATGGCGAGGATGGCCAGACGGTGACGCGTGTTCGCACGCTCGCGGTGCCCAGCCCGTTCGACTATCCGAGCCAGGCTGCGTTGTATCTGCCCACGCATCTTCCGGACCCGAGCGCCCCGGGCTTCATCGAAGCGGCGGCGGAAGAAATCATCCGGCTCTGCGAGGTATCGGGAGGCCGGGCCTTCGTGCTCTTCACGTCGCTGCGCAACATGGTGCGCGCGTATGAGCTGGCGGCGGGGCGGTTGCCGTATCAGGCGCTGCTCCAGGGTGAGCGGCCCAAGGCGCAGCTCCTGGAGGCGTTCCGCGACACGCCCAGCGTGCTCTTCGCGGCGCACAGCTTCTGGGAGGGCGTGGATGTGCCAGGGGATGCGCTGAGCCTGGTCATCATCGACCGGCTCCCCTTCGCGTCACCGGGGGACCCCTTGGTGGCGGCGCGCATCAAGCAGCTCCAGATGCGGGGCGAGGAGCCCTTCGAGCAGTATCAGCTCCCCCAGGCGGCGCTGGCGCTGCGTCAGGGCTTCGGGCGGTTGATTCGCACGCAGTCGGACAAGGGCATCGTCGCCATGCTGGACCGGCGGATTCTCACCAAGGCGTATGGCCAGGTCTTCCTGGACAGCTTGCCGGACGCGCGGCGGGTGGATGACCTGGTGGAGTTGAGCCGCTGGTTCAACGGCCCCGTGCGTCCGCTGCGGGCTTTGCGTCCGGTGGACTGAACCTTCCCGCGGTGGGATACAGCCGGGATTTCCCGCTCGCTACGTATGCGTTCATCCTCCCCATTCCCAGGGTGCGCCGTGGATGGTCTGGTTTCGTCTCGCCTGAGCCTGGTCCTGCTCGCCGCCGCCGCGGTCATGGTGTGCGCGTGTGAGCCCATCTCGCTGTCGAACATGACGGGTGGGTCCCATGGAGAAGAGGACGGGGGGCATCACCTGGATGAAGAGGGCGATGGGGGAAGTGATGGCGGCGGCGATGGTGGTAGCGAGGACATTCCTCCCTTGGGGCCAGACGGTGTCGACCGGCGGATGACGGCGTGGGGGCCCTGCATTGGCGGCTGGCAGTCGCGCACCGCGCTCGCGTTGGGGACCCTGGCCAATCCGGACTTCGGGCTGGATGCGGACGGCGAGGCATACTTCGTCGAATACGGCGCGGACCTGGCGCGCGTGGTGACGACGAAGCCTTGGAAGAAGATGGCGAGAATCCCCTGGATGGGGATGTACCCATGGATTGGGGGCGTCCGTGTGGACGCGGAGGGCGATGTGCACGTGGCGCTCAGCCCCCAGTTCGATAATGAGACAGGGTCGGTGCCCACCTACTTCTACGAGAACAAGCAGGGACAGTGGACGTCGAACCGGCTGTCGGGGGCGTGGATTCAAGATTTCGACATGGATTCACAGGGGAATCTCCACGCGCTCGTGATGCTGCCAGTCGGGAGCTTCCCGCTCCGGCATGTGCATGGCCCACCGGGGACGCCGCTGGTGAACGATGAACCCTTCGTCGTCCTTCAGAATCGCGACCGGATGCACAGCATGCGGGTGGATGCTCAGGGTCACGCGCATGTGGTGTACGAGTACACGGCGATTCCTCGGATGAGTGTCCTCAACTACGCCACGAATGCCTCGGGGGCCTGGGTGACGGAACAGGTCACCTCCTCGGGTCGCTTCGCGCAAATTGCGGTGAGCTCCGAGGGAGTTCCCTACATCATGTGGGGCGACGGGGCCGCGGTGTTTCTGGCCGTCCGGCGCGGGAAGAACGACTGGGTCACCACTCAGGCCGGGCCAGAGTTGGGATTGCTCGGGGCGATGCTGGTGACCGGCTCGGGTACGGTGCACATGCTCCAGGAGTCGGGCACGAACCTGAATTATTGGGTGCGTTCGGAGCGGGGGTGGGAAAAGACGACGCTCCTCCAGGCCGAGAAGACTCCTTTCGGGAATCCCTTCGGTGCTTCGCACCTGGAGGTCGACAAGCAAGGGCATGTGCACGCGATGTACGCGGTGTACGTCGAGGGCCTGGTCAATGGCTCGCCGGGGATGCTCAAGCGCATCGACTATTCGCGCCAGTGTCAGTGATGGCGTGACTCAGAGGGCGTCGCGAAGCCGCAGGCCCACGCGCGCGAGCATCGGTGGGCCCAGGGTGTCCACGCCCGCGCGACCCGCGAGGTACTCGCGGTCGAAGAGGTTCTCCACGGCCCCGAAGACGTCCACCTTCCAGAAGAGCCGGCGGCTGAGCGCGGCGTCCACCACGAGCGCTCCGCCCATGCGCCGCTCGTTCAGGTCATCCTCGAACTGAGGGCCGGTGGCGCGAAGCTGCACGGTGGCGGTGATGAGTGCCGGGTCCTCGAAGGTGAGGCTGACGGTGCCTCGGTGTCTGGGGTCCTGCGCGAGCTGCCGGCCCACCAGTTCAGGCTGGCCGGGCGCGGCGGTGACGGTGGGGTCCACGAAGGTGTACGCGAGGAGCGTCGTCCACCGGCGTGACAGTCGCCAGTCGACGCTGGCTTCCACTCCGCGCACGCGAGCGCGGCCCAGGTTCTGTCGCTGACGTCCGGTGCCTCCCGGAAGTGTGACGTTGGTGATGGGGTCTTCGAGGACGTTCCAGAAACCGGTGACGCGTGCGGTGAGGGTGCGGAGGGGCTGGGCTTCGACGCCTGCCTCGGCGCCCCACAGTCGCTCCGCGCGAAGGTCCGCGTTGGCGGCGGTGAGCACGGTGCCCACCTGGAAGGGGCGATAGAGCTCGTTGAGCGTGGGGGCTCGGAAGGCGCGGTAGCCGGAGGCTCGCACGGTGAGGACTTCCCACGGGCGCCAGCGCAGGCCGAGGCGTGGGCTGAGCTGGTTCTCGGTGCGGTCGTCGAAGGTGGTGGCGTCGGAGGCGCCGCTGACGCGGTTGATGCGCTGGAGGCCTCGGGTGTTGCGCCACACATCGAGCCGGAGCGCGGCGGACAGCTCCAGGTCGGAGGAGAGGGCGTAGAGGTCCTGGAGGAACAGTCCGCTGGCCCACTGGGTACCCCCGGTCTCTCGCGAGACGACGGTGTCGGGGGATTGCGTGGGTGGGAAGAGGTGCTCGCGGGAGGTGCCCGAGAGTCGTCGTGTGTCGATGCCCGCGGAGAGGTGATGGACGCCACCGGCGCTCCAGCCCGGAGCGGTCCACACGAGGGAGGCGCCCTGGTCATTGGCGGGCACGGACTGGGAAGCCGCGAGTGATTCGGCGCCACGGTCTTGCGCGACACGCGCGCGGTCCTGCTCGAAGCGCAGGGCGCGTCCGAAGAGGTCGAGGGTGAAGGCGCCGAAGGTGTCTGTTTGAAGCCGTGCGCTCGCGCTGAGTTGGGCCAGGTCCACGCGGGCGGTGGTGAAGCGCGTGCCGCCGTTCTGGTTCTCGCGGAAGAGGTTGGCGCGAGCGGTCAGGGAGAGGGCATCGGAGAGTTGGGCGTCGACGCGGCCGTTGAGGACGGCATGATTGCTGGGGGTATCGCTGTCGATGGCACCGCGCTGGGCGGGTGTCACGATGGGGTAGCCGTTGCTGGTGAGCAGCTCGGTCTCGAGTGCGGCGGCGATGGCGCCCCAACGTTGAGCGCCTCGCGCGGCGAGCAGTCCGGTGCCCCGGTTGCCGTAGGTGATATCCGCGTCGAGCGCGGGGCCGGTGATGGGGCGGGAGATGAGCTGCACGACGCCGCCGAGCGCGGAGCTGCCGTAGAGGGCGGAGCCGCCGCCGGGGACCACTTCGATGCGTTCGAGTCCGAGTCGAGGAAGCGAGCGCCAGAAGACCCAGCCGCCGAGCGGGTCATTGACGGGGACACCATCGAGGAGGACGAGCGTGCGTGCGACGCCCGAGGGGGCGAGTCCGCGCACGTTGAGTCCTTGAGCGGTGGGGTCGGCGACGAGGCTGGGCGTGCGGCGGAAGGTGGCGACGGAGGGAAGGGTGCGGACGAGGGAGTCCTGGGTCAGCGTGGGGCTGCGGTCGATCTCCTCGCGGGGGAGCACCACGGTGGTGGCGGGGACATCGCGCACCGGGCGCGGCATCCGTGTGCCGGTGACCACCGTGCCCCGGGAGGGGTTCGGCTCGCCTGACGTGGCGATGGAGGTTGCTGGGGGCGCATGCGACGCGCTCGGAGTGGTATCGGGCGTCGCTGGTGTGGCGGGAGCATGTGGCCCGTTCGGTTCGATGCCGAGTGTCTGCATCGCCGAAGCCGTGCTCGAGGCCTCCGCGGAATCATTGGAGGCTGGCTCCGTTGTCGTGGCGCCGGGCTGTGCCCACGCCAGCGAGGGAAGAAGGAGCCACTGCAGGAGACGGTGCGCTGACGTGACGGCGGACGACCTGCGCGGCATGTCTGGAGGTTCCTTCTCGCGTGAGGAGTCGCGGCGCCAGTATGCCCGCATCACGTGGGCCGGCACTCGCTCGGAGCGCCATCGTCCAGTTCGCGACGGCGTGGGGAGAACCTCACCCGGAACACAGGGCAACAGGCCCCTGCGTCAACGCCCTTCACCCGCCCGTGTCACGAGCCGCGAGCCCGCGCACGGTGACCACCGCCGTGTCCACCTCCGCGAGGATTCTCCGGGCATGGAGCAGGAAGACCTCGCCCGCGGGCAGCAACCGCATGCCCTGCCGCGTGCGCTCGAACAGTCGGGTTCCCAACTCCTCTTCCAGCGCGAGGATGTGCCGGCTGAGCGGCGGTTGGGTGAGGTGGAGCCGCCGTGCGGCCCGGCCCACGTGCCTTTCCTCGGCCACGGCGACGAAGGACTGGAGGTGCGTGATGCTCACCGCCGCAGACTACCGCGAGCGCCGCCCCCACGCACCCCGTCCCTCGGCGCGATGCCGAAACAGCATTGGACCGTCCGTGGGCCCGAGGTCACCTTGTCCCGCCATGGGAACTCCATTGTTCAAGGGCGCGGAGGTCGAGCGCCTCCGCCGCGCGGGAGCAGCGGCCGCTGGCACGCTCGCCTGGGTCGCTGGAAAGCTGGCCCCGGGCATCTCCACCGAAGACATCAACACCTGGGTTCGCGAGGACACGGCCCGCCGCGGTGGCACCCCGAGCCAGTTGGGCTACCACGGCTTTCCCGCGACGGTCTGCACCAGCCGCAACAACGTCGTCTGTCACGGCATCCCTCGTCCCGATGAACGGCTGAAGCCCGGAGACATCATCAACGTGGATGTCACCACGTGCCTGGACGGCTATCACGGTGACACCTCCGCGACGTTCTGCATCGGTGAAGTCTCCGCCGACGCACGCCATGTGGTGGACGTGGCGCGCCGGTGTCGCGACGTGGGCATCTCCGTGGTCCGTCACGGCGCCAAGCTAGGGGACGTGGGCGCGGCCATCGAGGAGCTGGCCGTGAAGGAAGGGTGCAGCATCGTGCGGGATTTCGGCGGGCACGGCATCGGCCGTTCGATGCACGCTCCACCGCACGTGCCTCACTTCGGGAAGCGCGGCACGGGGCTCACCTTGCGCTCGGGAATGGTCATCACCATCGAGCCCATGGTGAACCTGGGACGCCCCGAGATTCGCATGCTCCCGGATGGTTGGACGGTGGTGACGGAGGACGGAAGCCTCTCCGCGCAGTTCGAGCACACCCTCCTGGTCACCCGCGAGGGCTGCGAGATTCTCACGCCCTCTCCACATCTCTTGGTCGCGGACGTGTCTTCAGCGTCCCAGCTCGCCGAAGCACGGTGAGACGCGGGACTCACTCGACGACATAGAGCCTGTTGGTTTCACCCTCGAGTGCAATCTCGCGCTCGAACTTCAGCCCGAGCCGCTCCGCCACGCGCAGCGAGGACGTGTTCTCGGGATGGATGATGGCGACCGGGGGAACCTCGGGGAGATGCCGTCGAGCCATCTCCAGGGCCATGCGCGCGATTTCGGTCGCGTAGCCGTGGCCCCAGGCTTGCGGCGAGAGCCGGTAGGCGAGGTTCAACACCGTCCGCCCCTCGAGCTGTTTGTGCCGCACGCCGCCGACACCCACGGCGACACCGGGCTGCTCGCGCCGCTCGACCATCC from Myxococcus stipitatus carries:
- a CDS encoding ATP-dependent DNA helicase: MPLPVSSTLSVDSLLGPGGALQVALPAYEHRPEQLQMARAVERAFAERSYLLAEAGTGTGKTLAYLVPALLSGRRVVVSTATKTLQDQIFFKDLPLLREKMGLTFEAAYLKGRNNYLCLHRYDAFSKEPQFGSRDESRYWPKLKAWAEDTQTGDRSELDLPESFSAWPRLSTTSETCMGTRCPLYETCFVTRMRKRAESADLLVVNHHLFFADLSLRSSGKRTEGVLPWYDAVIFDEAHALEDAASGHFGVGVSNYRLEELARDAVASVKEEDARHAMLRALSARLRTGADAFFAQAPRALGLSGHESSVALHAEAMGKLTSALGGVREGLAALSAFTAGEREPELAAITRRADELEEQLSFLEKVESADHVYWAEQRGKGLFLRASPIDVAKELRERMYGALDTVVYTSATLAAESRFDFFARRMGLYGEDGQTVTRVRTLAVPSPFDYPSQAALYLPTHLPDPSAPGFIEAAAEEIIRLCEVSGGRAFVLFTSLRNMVRAYELAAGRLPYQALLQGERPKAQLLEAFRDTPSVLFAAHSFWEGVDVPGDALSLVIIDRLPFASPGDPLVAARIKQLQMRGEEPFEQYQLPQAALALRQGFGRLIRTQSDKGIVAMLDRRILTKAYGQVFLDSLPDARRVDDLVELSRWFNGPVRPLRALRPVD
- a CDS encoding LysR family transcriptional regulator, which encodes MSITHLQSFVAVAEERHVGRAARRLHLTQPPLSRHILALEEELGTRLFERTRQGMRLLPAGEVFLLHARRILAEVDTAVVTVRGLAARDTGG
- the map gene encoding type I methionyl aminopeptidase, with protein sequence MGTPLFKGAEVERLRRAGAAAAGTLAWVAGKLAPGISTEDINTWVREDTARRGGTPSQLGYHGFPATVCTSRNNVVCHGIPRPDERLKPGDIINVDVTTCLDGYHGDTSATFCIGEVSADARHVVDVARRCRDVGISVVRHGAKLGDVGAAIEELAVKEGCSIVRDFGGHGIGRSMHAPPHVPHFGKRGTGLTLRSGMVITIEPMVNLGRPEIRMLPDGWTVVTEDGSLSAQFEHTLLVTREGCEILTPSPHLLVADVSSASQLAEAR
- a CDS encoding TonB-dependent receptor, which encodes MPRPVRDVPATTVVLPREEIDRSPTLTQDSLVRTLPSVATFRRTPSLVADPTAQGLNVRGLAPSGVARTLVLLDGVPVNDPLGGWVFWRSLPRLGLERIEVVPGGGSALYGSSALGGVVQLISRPITGPALDADITYGNRGTGLLAARGAQRWGAIAAALETELLTSNGYPIVTPAQRGAIDSDTPSNHAVLNGRVDAQLSDALSLTARANLFRENQNGGTRFTTARVDLAQLSASARLQTDTFGAFTLDLFGRALRFEQDRARVAQDRGAESLAASQSVPANDQGASLVWTAPGWSAGGVHHLSAGIDTRRLSGTSREHLFPPTQSPDTVVSRETGGTQWASGLFLQDLYALSSDLELSAALRLDVWRNTRGLQRINRVSGASDATTFDDRTENQLSPRLGLRWRPWEVLTVRASGYRAFRAPTLNELYRPFQVGTVLTAANADLRAERLWGAEAGVEAQPLRTLTARVTGFWNVLEDPITNVTLPGGTGRQRQNLGRARVRGVEASVDWRLSRRWTTLLAYTFVDPTVTAAPGQPELVGRQLAQDPRHRGTVSLTFEDPALITATVQLRATGPQFEDDLNERRMGGALVVDAALSRRLFWKVDVFGAVENLFDREYLAGRAGVDTLGPPMLARVGLRLRDAL
- a CDS encoding site-2 protease family protein, with the translated sequence MDMVPAARPAPRYWLHLLLLLLTVVTTFTSYLLYFHFQRPYSPGEISSEAATRALSFSLSLLAILGSHEMGHYLLARIHRVDTSLPYFIPLPVLGVGTLGAVIRIRDRIPHRNALVDIGAAGPLAGLVVALPILFWGLSHSTVVDAPRVPMQFPGESSLWVYGRELFTWVMAKVTHAPPAPEETFHGVQTVFGDSLLMQGLTWLALGPLPEGKDVLVHPVVIAGWFGLLVTLLNLMPMGQLDGGHLAFALMGRHAHWVGRAMAALLLFLTLFVTASWGLWLLVTSKVVGFGHPEVVEPGLPLSPSRKLICALCLLALIGCAMPVPLRQVVS
- a CDS encoding GNAT family N-acetyltransferase — its product is MTHRIQGLEQVTTDRLLLRAFRESDVDTVFALHSDAETQRFLHSALLRTTEAARELLSLWLSDWAKHGVGYWMVERREQPGVAVGVGGVRHKQLEGRTVLNLAYRLSPQAWGHGYATEIARMALEMARRHLPEVPPVAIIHPENTSSLRVAERLGLKFEREIALEGETNRLYVVE